In the genome of Staphylococcus durrellii, one region contains:
- a CDS encoding DUF2179 domain-containing protein: MSVIASNPWLMVLAIFVINVAYVTCLTMRTILTLKGYRYVAAVVSFVEVLVYVVGLGLVMSSLDQIQNIVAYAFGFSIGIIVGMKIEEKLALGYTVVNVTSSEYELDLATQLRDLGYGVTHYTAHGRDGYRLVVQILTPRKFEFKLIETIKQIDAKAFVIAYEPRTIHGGFWAKGLKTKKLKQYDTDEVESI, from the coding sequence ATGTCTGTTATAGCATCAAACCCATGGTTAATGGTTTTGGCAATATTTGTAATAAATGTTGCATACGTAACTTGTTTAACTATGCGTACTATTTTAACGTTAAAAGGATATCGCTACGTTGCCGCGGTCGTGAGTTTTGTAGAAGTACTTGTTTATGTAGTTGGGTTAGGATTAGTAATGTCGAGTTTAGATCAAATTCAAAACATTGTTGCTTACGCTTTTGGTTTCTCAATTGGTATAATAGTAGGAATGAAAATCGAAGAGAAATTGGCGCTTGGCTATACAGTCGTCAATGTAACATCTTCTGAATATGAGTTAGATTTAGCAACACAATTAAGAGATTTAGGCTATGGAGTCACACACTACACTGCACATGGCAGAGATGGTTATCGATTAGTAGTTCAAATTTTAACGCCTAGAAAATTTGAATTTAAATTAATCGAAACAATAAAGCAAATTGACGCCAAAGCTTTCGTTATTGCATATGAACCACGTACAATTCATGGTGGTTTCTGGGCTAAAGGTTTAAAAACTAAAAAACTTAAACAATACGATACGGATGAAGTTGAATCTATATGA
- a CDS encoding NETI motif-containing protein, with protein MKKQQKFQVADNETIQDCLQRMKELGYMPIKRFEKPVYKENSNGDIEVLRQDIEFVGKLIE; from the coding sequence ATGAAAAAACAACAAAAATTTCAAGTCGCAGATAATGAAACAATTCAAGATTGCTTACAGCGTATGAAAGAACTAGGATATATGCCTATTAAACGGTTTGAAAAACCTGTTTATAAAGAAAATAGTAATGGAGATATTGAAGTTTTAAGGCAAGACATAGAATTTGTCGGTAAACTAATAGAATAA
- the purB gene encoding adenylosuccinate lyase, which translates to MIERYSREEMSNIWTDQNRYKAWLEVEILACEAWSKLGYIPQEDVQKIRDNAKVDVARAQEIEQETRHDVVAFTRQVSETLGEERKWVHYGLTSTDVVDTALSYVIKQANEIIESDLERFIDVLAKKAQNYKYTLMMGRTHGVHAEPTTFGVKMALWYTEMKRNLERFKRVREEIEVGKMSGAVGTFANIPPEIEEHVCERLGIGAAPVSTQTLQRDRHAYYIATLALIATSMEKFAVEIRNLQKTETREVEEAFAKGQKGSSAMPHKRNPIGSENITGLSRIIRGYITTAYENVPLWHERDISHSSAERIMLPDVTIALDYGLNRFTNIVDRLTVYEENMSANIDETYGLIFSQRVLLALINKGMVREEAYDKVQPKAMESWETKTPFRELVEQDSDITELLTTEELDDCFDPKHHLNQVDTIFERAGLA; encoded by the coding sequence ATGATTGAACGTTATTCTAGAGAAGAAATGTCTAATATTTGGACTGATCAAAACCGTTATAAAGCTTGGTTAGAAGTAGAAATTTTGGCTTGTGAAGCATGGAGCAAATTAGGATACATACCACAAGAAGATGTACAAAAAATACGTGATAATGCGAAAGTTGATGTAGCTAGAGCACAAGAAATAGAACAAGAAACAAGACACGATGTTGTGGCCTTTACACGACAAGTATCAGAAACATTAGGAGAAGAACGTAAATGGGTACATTATGGACTTACTTCAACAGATGTGGTTGATACAGCTTTAAGTTATGTAATTAAGCAAGCCAACGAAATTATAGAAAGTGATTTAGAACGTTTTATCGATGTTTTAGCTAAAAAAGCTCAAAATTACAAATATACTCTAATGATGGGGCGTACACATGGTGTGCATGCCGAACCTACAACGTTTGGTGTTAAAATGGCACTTTGGTACACTGAAATGAAACGTAATTTAGAACGCTTCAAGCGTGTTAGAGAAGAAATAGAAGTAGGTAAAATGAGTGGGGCAGTCGGCACATTCGCCAACATACCTCCAGAAATTGAAGAGCATGTATGTGAACGTTTAGGTATAGGAGCGGCGCCGGTTTCTACACAAACTTTACAGCGTGACAGACATGCATATTACATCGCAACACTTGCATTAATTGCTACCTCTATGGAAAAATTTGCTGTAGAAATTCGTAATTTACAAAAAACTGAAACACGTGAGGTAGAAGAAGCATTTGCTAAAGGACAAAAAGGTTCATCTGCAATGCCACATAAACGTAATCCTATTGGATCAGAAAACATCACAGGTTTATCACGTATTATTCGAGGTTATATTACTACAGCATACGAAAATGTGCCACTTTGGCATGAAAGAGATATTTCTCATTCATCCGCTGAACGAATCATGTTACCCGATGTAACAATCGCCTTAGACTATGGTCTAAATCGTTTTACTAATATAGTTGATAGATTAACAGTTTATGAGGAAAATATGTCGGCGAATATAGACGAAACTTACGGTTTAATATTCTCTCAGCGTGTATTATTAGCTTTAATTAATAAAGGTATGGTTCGTGAAGAAGCATACGATAAGGTTCAACCTAAAGCGATGGAATCTTGGGAAACTAAAACACCATTTAGAGAATTAGTAGAACAAGATAGTGATATTACTGAATTATTAACTACTGAAGAATTAGATGATTGTTTCGATCCTAAACATCATTTGAATCAAGTAGATACTATTTTCGAAAGAGCGGGATTAGCTTAA
- a CDS encoding YerC/YecD family TrpR-related protein → MQIEKLRGQALDELFDAILTLETREECYQFFDDLCTVNELQSLSQRLQVAKMIKQGYTYATIEQESGASTATISRVKRSLQWGNDAYTMILERMNIETTN, encoded by the coding sequence ATGCAAATTGAAAAATTAAGAGGACAAGCGTTAGATGAGTTATTTGATGCGATATTGACTCTTGAGACACGTGAAGAATGTTATCAATTTTTTGATGATTTATGCACTGTCAATGAACTACAATCTTTATCTCAAAGATTACAAGTTGCTAAAATGATTAAGCAAGGCTATACTTACGCAACAATAGAACAAGAATCTGGTGCGTCTACTGCAACTATCTCACGTGTGAAGAGATCACTTCAATGGGGTAATGACGCATATACGATGATATTAGAGCGTATGAATATTGAAACTACTAATTAA
- a CDS encoding M15 family metallopeptidase, with amino-acid sequence MKKFFGGVTLVFIISFIVFVCFFFFTRQDVDDNNLNYKIVKSKNVLPIITEVHGVTKVNGHVIVNKHYALPPSYKPGEDKHAKKQLNKLLAAATKENIDLKFRSGYRSYEEQQEIMKKFVKEEGEKQAKHYTAIPGHSEHQTGLAFDVGTDAPIKDFKKDFGVSKEGKWLAQHAPEYGFIIRYPKGQEKETGYSYEAWHIRYVGPELAKILKKENTNIEAYYNIPN; translated from the coding sequence GTGAAGAAATTTTTTGGAGGCGTGACTCTCGTTTTTATAATTAGTTTTATTGTTTTTGTTTGTTTCTTTTTCTTTACTCGCCAAGACGTAGATGATAATAATTTAAATTATAAAATAGTTAAATCTAAAAATGTTTTGCCAATAATTACAGAAGTGCACGGTGTTACTAAGGTTAATGGACATGTGATAGTAAATAAACACTATGCTTTACCTCCTTCCTATAAGCCGGGGGAAGATAAGCATGCTAAGAAGCAATTAAATAAATTGTTAGCGGCTGCAACAAAGGAGAACATTGATTTAAAATTCCGGAGCGGATATAGGAGTTATGAAGAACAACAAGAGATTATGAAAAAGTTTGTTAAAGAAGAAGGGGAGAAACAAGCTAAACATTACACAGCTATTCCAGGACATTCCGAGCATCAAACTGGATTAGCATTTGATGTTGGTACTGACGCGCCTATAAAAGACTTTAAAAAAGATTTTGGCGTGTCTAAGGAAGGAAAATGGCTAGCACAACATGCTCCAGAATATGGTTTTATTATTCGTTATCCTAAAGGTCAAGAAAAAGAAACGGGATACTCGTATGAAGCATGGCATATTAGGTACGTTGGACCAGAGTTAGCAAAAATTCTTAAAAAAGAGAATACCAATATAGAAGCGTATTACAATATACCTAATTAA
- the pcrB gene encoding heptaprenylglyceryl phosphate synthase, which yields MYNIKEWKHIFKLDPAKAISDEDLEQLCMSNTDAIVIGGTDNVTEDNVIQLMSRVRRYPLPLALEISNIESVMPGFDFYFVPTVLNSQDVTYHNGILLNALKQFGHVIDFDEVVFEGYVVLNQDSKVAQKTQANTALTADDIEAYAQMVNEMYKLPVMYLEYSGQQGDVDMVKAAANMLTETQLFYGGGIEDYSSARTMAEIADTIIVGDIIYQDIKKALKTVKIKELPK from the coding sequence ATGTATAACATTAAAGAGTGGAAACATATATTTAAATTAGATCCTGCAAAAGCTATTAGTGATGAGGATTTAGAACAATTGTGTATGTCAAATACCGATGCCATAGTGATAGGTGGTACGGATAATGTGACTGAAGATAACGTCATTCAATTGATGAGTCGAGTTAGAAGATACCCTTTGCCATTGGCATTAGAAATTTCAAACATTGAAAGTGTCATGCCTGGCTTTGATTTTTATTTTGTACCGACTGTTTTGAACAGTCAAGATGTTACATATCATAACGGCATACTATTAAATGCTTTGAAACAATTTGGTCATGTCATAGACTTTGATGAAGTTGTGTTTGAAGGCTATGTCGTATTAAATCAAGACAGTAAAGTTGCACAGAAAACGCAAGCTAATACTGCATTAACAGCAGATGATATTGAAGCCTATGCACAAATGGTTAATGAAATGTATAAATTACCCGTTATGTATTTGGAGTACAGTGGTCAACAGGGTGATGTAGATATGGTAAAGGCTGCTGCAAACATGCTGACAGAAACGCAGTTATTTTATGGTGGTGGCATAGAGGACTATAGTTCAGCGCGCACTATGGCGGAGATTGCCGATACGATAATAGTGGGTGATATTATATATCAAGATATTAAAAAGGCTTTAAAAACAGTGAAAATAAAGGAGTTACCTAAATGA
- the pcrA gene encoding DNA helicase PcrA, translating into MNALVNKMNDEQSQAVRATEGPLLIMAGAGSGKTRVLTHRIAYLLDEKSVSPYNILAITFTNKAAREMKERVETLVGEEAQVIWMSTFHSMCVRILRRDVDRIGIERNFTIIDPTDQKSVIKDVLKTENIDSKRFEPRMFIGAISNLKNELKTPEDAQKEANDYHSQMVATVYKGYQRQLSRNEALDFDDLIMTTINLFERVPEVLEYYQNKFQYIHVDEYQDTNKAQYTLVKLLARKFKNLCVVGDSDQSIYGWRGADIQNILSFEEDYPEAKTIFLEQNYRSTKTILTAANEVIKNNSERKPKGLWTGNTQGEKIHYYEAMTERDEAEYVVKEIIKQQKNNKKFKDMAILYRTNAQSRVLEETFMKSNIPYTMVGGQKFYDRKEIKDILSYLRIVANSNDDISLQRIINVPKRGIGPSSVEKIQKYAVDSDISMFDALGEVDFIGLSKKVTQECINFYELMQNLIKEQEFLEISEIVEEIMQKSGYREMLEKEQTLESRSRLENIDEFMSVPKDYEKNTPLEEQSLINFLTDLSLVADIDETQIENGVTLMTMHSAKGLEFPVVFIMGMEESLFPHIRAIKSDDDHEMEEERRICYVAITRAEEELYITHATSRMLFGRSQSNLPSRFLKEIPENLLEDVKGMSKASSKFSNATKTPEKRGFSKQVRSNKQQSNTSWNVGDKVIHKSWGEGMVSNVSEKNGSVELDIIFKSEGPKRLLAQFAPIEKKGE; encoded by the coding sequence ATGAATGCGTTAGTAAATAAAATGAATGATGAACAAAGCCAAGCAGTTCGAGCTACAGAAGGGCCCTTATTAATTATGGCCGGTGCTGGATCTGGAAAGACGCGTGTGTTAACACACCGCATTGCTTATTTATTAGACGAAAAAAGTGTGTCCCCCTATAATATTTTAGCGATCACTTTTACGAATAAAGCAGCACGTGAGATGAAAGAGAGAGTCGAAACCTTAGTAGGCGAAGAAGCACAAGTTATTTGGATGTCTACTTTCCACTCTATGTGTGTGAGAATATTACGTAGGGATGTAGATAGAATAGGTATTGAACGTAACTTCACTATTATCGACCCAACAGATCAAAAATCAGTAATTAAAGACGTACTTAAAACAGAAAATATCGATAGTAAACGTTTTGAACCAAGAATGTTTATCGGCGCTATTAGTAACTTGAAAAACGAATTAAAAACACCTGAGGATGCCCAAAAAGAAGCTAACGATTATCACTCTCAAATGGTTGCCACAGTTTATAAAGGTTATCAACGTCAATTATCACGTAATGAAGCACTGGACTTTGATGATTTAATTATGACAACAATTAATTTATTTGAACGTGTACCTGAGGTGTTGGAGTATTATCAAAATAAATTTCAATATATACACGTCGATGAATATCAAGATACAAACAAGGCACAATACACATTAGTAAAATTATTGGCAAGAAAATTTAAAAATCTTTGTGTAGTAGGAGATTCAGATCAATCAATTTATGGATGGCGTGGCGCTGATATTCAAAATATTTTATCGTTCGAAGAAGATTATCCTGAAGCCAAAACAATCTTTTTAGAACAAAATTATCGTTCTACAAAAACCATTCTAACTGCTGCTAATGAAGTGATTAAAAACAATTCTGAACGAAAGCCTAAAGGATTGTGGACAGGAAATACACAAGGTGAAAAAATTCATTACTATGAAGCGATGACTGAACGTGATGAAGCCGAGTACGTAGTGAAAGAAATAATTAAACAACAAAAAAATAATAAAAAGTTTAAAGATATGGCTATTCTTTACCGTACAAATGCACAATCTCGTGTACTTGAAGAAACATTTATGAAATCTAATATCCCATACACAATGGTCGGTGGACAGAAGTTCTATGACAGAAAAGAGATTAAAGATATTTTAAGTTATTTACGTATTGTGGCTAATAGCAACGATGACATTAGTTTACAACGTATAATAAATGTTCCAAAAAGAGGTATAGGTCCATCATCTGTCGAAAAAATACAGAAATATGCTGTAGATAGTGATATTAGTATGTTTGATGCTTTAGGCGAAGTAGATTTCATTGGATTATCTAAAAAAGTTACGCAAGAATGTATTAATTTTTATGAGTTAATGCAAAACTTAATTAAAGAACAAGAATTTTTAGAAATAAGTGAAATTGTCGAAGAGATAATGCAAAAATCAGGCTATAGAGAAATGTTAGAAAAAGAACAAACATTGGAATCTCGTAGTAGACTTGAAAATATCGATGAGTTTATGTCTGTACCTAAAGATTACGAAAAAAATACACCATTAGAAGAACAATCCCTTATTAATTTCTTAACTGACCTCTCATTAGTGGCTGATATTGATGAAACACAAATTGAAAATGGTGTGACATTAATGACAATGCACTCGGCTAAAGGTCTTGAGTTTCCAGTTGTCTTTATAATGGGGATGGAAGAATCATTATTCCCTCATATTAGAGCTATAAAAAGTGACGATGATCATGAAATGGAAGAAGAGCGTAGAATTTGCTATGTAGCAATTACAAGAGCAGAGGAAGAATTATACATTACACATGCTACTTCTAGAATGTTATTTGGACGTTCTCAATCTAATTTACCATCTCGTTTCCTTAAAGAAATCCCTGAAAATCTATTAGAAGATGTTAAAGGTATGAGTAAAGCATCTAGTAAATTCAGTAACGCTACTAAAACGCCAGAAAAAAGAGGATTTAGTAAACAAGTTCGCTCAAATAAACAACAAAGTAACACTAGTTGGAATGTAGGAGACAAAGTGATCCATAAATCATGGGGCGAGGGCATGGTGAGTAACGTTTCAGAAAAAAATGGATCAGTGGAGCTTGATATTATTTTCAAATCTGAAGGCCCTAAGCGTTTATTAGCTCAATTTGCACCAATCGAAAAAAAGGGGGAATAA
- the ligA gene encoding NAD-dependent DNA ligase LigA — translation MGENIQARVDELHKLLNQYSYEYYVKDNPTVPDSEYDKLLHELIDIEAQHPEYKTDDSPTVRVGGKAQSTFEKVNHDTPMLSLGNAFNEEDVRKFDQRIREQIGEVSYMCELKIDGLAVSLKYENGRFVKGLTRGDGTTGEDITENLKTIHAIPLKINKPLTFEVRGEAYMPRSSFFKLNEEKEKNEEQPFANPRNAAAGSLRQLDARLAAKRKLSVFLYSVNDFTDFAAVSQNDALKELDDLGFKTNQERRKLNNIDEVLHYIEYWTTQRESLPYDIDGIVIKVDDLSQQEEMGYTQKSPRWAVAYKFPAEEVVTQLLDIELSIGRTGVVTPTAILEPIRVAGTTVSRASLHNEDLIHEKDIRIGDSVVIKKAGDIIPEVIHSIIDRRPDDAVTYHMPTHCPSCGHELVRIEGEVALRCINPKCQAQLIEGLIHFVSRQAMNIDGLGTKIIQQLYENNKIKDVADIYYLTKEDLLPLERMGEKKVDNLLSAIEQSKDNSLEHLLFGLGIRHLGVKASQVIAEKYGSIERLFEVTEEEFVGIHDFGHKLAQSIVTYLENDDIRLLIDKLQQKHVNMEYKGVRTSEIEGHPEFKDKTIVLTGKLQQMTRSEAAEWLELQGAKVTNSVTKRTDLVIAGADAGSKLAKAEKFRTPVWSEEDFINKQNEISN, via the coding sequence ATGGGTGAAAATATTCAAGCGCGTGTGGATGAATTGCATAAACTATTAAATCAATATAGTTATGAGTATTATGTTAAAGATAATCCAACCGTACCTGACAGCGAGTATGACAAATTATTGCATGAATTAATTGATATTGAAGCACAACATCCAGAATATAAGACTGACGATTCCCCAACTGTACGTGTTGGTGGAAAAGCGCAATCTACATTCGAAAAAGTAAATCACGATACACCGATGTTAAGCTTGGGCAATGCTTTTAACGAAGAAGATGTACGAAAGTTTGACCAACGGATACGTGAACAAATTGGCGAAGTAAGTTATATGTGTGAATTGAAAATTGATGGCCTAGCCGTGTCTCTAAAGTACGAGAATGGCAGATTTGTCAAAGGATTAACACGTGGTGATGGTACTACAGGTGAAGATATCACGGAGAACTTAAAAACGATTCATGCTATCCCACTGAAAATTAATAAGCCATTAACATTTGAAGTACGTGGCGAAGCCTATATGCCACGCTCTTCATTCTTTAAATTAAATGAAGAAAAAGAGAAAAATGAAGAGCAACCATTTGCTAATCCTCGAAATGCCGCAGCAGGATCATTAAGACAATTAGATGCTAGATTAGCTGCGAAACGTAAATTAAGTGTATTCTTATATAGCGTTAATGATTTTACTGATTTTGCTGCAGTTAGTCAAAACGATGCTTTAAAAGAGTTGGATGATTTAGGTTTTAAAACAAATCAAGAGCGTAGAAAATTAAATAATATAGATGAAGTATTACACTATATTGAATATTGGACAACGCAACGTGAATCATTGCCTTATGATATTGATGGTATCGTTATAAAGGTTGATGACTTATCGCAACAAGAAGAGATGGGTTATACACAAAAATCTCCAAGATGGGCTGTTGCTTACAAGTTTCCAGCAGAGGAAGTTGTTACACAGCTGTTAGATATAGAATTAAGCATTGGTCGTACTGGTGTCGTGACGCCTACCGCAATTTTAGAACCTATTAGAGTGGCAGGAACAACAGTCTCTAGAGCTTCATTACATAACGAAGATTTAATACACGAGAAAGATATTCGAATCGGAGATAGTGTCGTCATTAAAAAAGCGGGGGATATCATACCTGAAGTTATTCACAGCATCATTGATAGAAGACCAGACGATGCAGTAACTTACCATATGCCAACGCATTGCCCTAGCTGTGGCCATGAGTTAGTTAGAATTGAAGGTGAAGTAGCTTTAAGATGTATCAATCCTAAATGTCAGGCCCAATTGATTGAGGGATTAATTCATTTTGTTTCTAGACAAGCGATGAATATCGATGGTTTAGGTACTAAGATTATTCAACAACTTTATGAAAATAATAAGATAAAGGACGTTGCAGATATTTATTATTTAACTAAAGAAGACTTACTTCCTTTAGAACGTATGGGTGAGAAAAAAGTAGATAATTTACTTTCAGCTATCGAACAATCTAAAGATAATTCTTTGGAACATTTGTTGTTTGGATTAGGCATCCGTCATTTGGGTGTTAAAGCGAGTCAAGTCATAGCAGAAAAATATGGTTCTATAGAACGTCTCTTTGAAGTGACCGAGGAAGAATTCGTAGGTATTCATGATTTTGGTCATAAATTAGCTCAATCTATCGTTACTTATTTAGAAAATGATGATATTCGCTTACTGATTGATAAATTACAACAAAAGCATGTTAATATGGAATACAAAGGAGTAAGAACTTCTGAAATAGAAGGGCACCCAGAATTTAAAGATAAGACGATTGTACTTACAGGTAAATTACAACAAATGACAAGAAGCGAAGCGGCTGAGTGGTTAGAATTGCAAGGTGCTAAAGTGACTAATAGTGTGACTAAACGTACCGATTTAGTCATCGCAGGTGCGGATGCTGGTTCTAAATTAGCTAAAGCAGAAAAATTTCGTACTCCAGTATGGTCTGAAGAAGATTTTATAAATAAACAAAATGAAATTTCTAATTAG
- a CDS encoding CamS family sex pheromone protein: MKRTLTLFLSAIILLSACGTNDNEKKDATNNKQATKNDSGSVKKIATDKNVQGDNYRTILPFKESQSRGLLQDNMANSYNGEDFEAGLLDLSKQVFPTKDYLYQDGQYLDKDTTNAYLKPKYTKSEIDKMSSSERKEKKASENLGLNPSHNGETNPEKIANNSPAYLSNILEQDFYDDGDTKGKKIKGMTIGLAMNGTYYYQKEKDGDTFSKKLDDNEIKKQGKQMASEILSRLRENKNLKNIPIHFAIYKQSGENAIIPGEFVAGTTADKGKTRINEWKNISQKSVLLPSDEAGNIDENLNSNFKQFNDNLQSYFNNFTQAVGTVKFENKKAKSLSVDLPIDYYSKAETIGITQYVTQQADKYFDDIDEYEIHIKDGNNPKALISKSKDEDKPKVHIYTNSN, translated from the coding sequence ATGAAACGGACGTTAACATTATTTTTATCCGCAATAATTTTATTATCGGCATGTGGTACTAATGACAATGAGAAAAAAGATGCAACAAACAATAAACAAGCTACAAAAAATGATTCTGGTTCAGTTAAAAAGATAGCTACAGACAAAAATGTTCAAGGCGATAACTACAGAACAATATTGCCATTTAAAGAAAGCCAAAGCCGTGGATTGTTACAAGATAATATGGCAAATAGTTATAATGGTGAGGATTTTGAAGCTGGTTTGCTAGATTTGAGTAAACAAGTCTTTCCAACTAAAGATTATTTATATCAAGATGGTCAATATTTAGATAAAGACACTACAAACGCTTATTTAAAACCTAAGTATACTAAGTCTGAAATTGATAAAATGAGCAGCTCTGAACGTAAAGAGAAAAAAGCAAGTGAAAATTTAGGTTTGAATCCATCTCATAATGGAGAAACAAATCCTGAAAAAATTGCTAATAATTCTCCAGCTTATTTATCTAATATATTAGAGCAAGACTTCTATGATGATGGCGATACTAAAGGTAAGAAAATAAAAGGTATGACAATTGGTTTAGCGATGAATGGTACATACTATTATCAAAAAGAAAAAGATGGGGATACATTTAGTAAGAAATTAGACGATAATGAAATTAAAAAACAAGGCAAACAAATGGCTAGCGAGATTTTATCAAGATTAAGAGAAAACAAAAACTTGAAAAACATTCCTATTCACTTTGCAATTTATAAACAATCTGGAGAGAATGCGATTATACCTGGCGAATTTGTTGCCGGGACTACTGCAGATAAAGGTAAAACGCGTATTAATGAATGGAAAAATATTAGTCAGAAATCTGTATTACTACCATCAGATGAGGCTGGTAATATTGATGAAAATTTAAATTCTAACTTTAAACAATTTAATGATAATTTACAATCTTATTTTAATAACTTCACTCAAGCAGTAGGAACTGTGAAATTTGAAAATAAAAAAGCAAAATCATTATCTGTAGATTTACCTATCGATTATTATAGTAAAGCAGAAACAATTGGTATTACACAATATGTTACGCAACAAGCGGATAAATACTTTGATGATATTGACGAATACGAAATTCATATTAAAGATGGAAATAATCCGAAAGCTTTAATAAGTAAATCTAAAGACGAAGATAAGCCAAAAGTTCACATTTATACAAATAGTAATTAA
- the gatC gene encoding Asp-tRNA(Asn)/Glu-tRNA(Gln) amidotransferase subunit GatC — protein MAKVTREEVKHIANLARLQISEDETTEMQETLETILNFANQIDSANTSDIEPTNHVLDLQNVLREDKAQEGIPQELALKNAKETEDGQFKVPSIMNEEDA, from the coding sequence ATGGCTAAAGTTACACGTGAAGAAGTTAAACATATAGCTAATTTAGCTAGACTTCAAATTTCTGAAGATGAAACAACTGAAATGCAAGAAACGCTAGAAACAATTTTAAACTTTGCAAATCAAATCGATTCAGCGAACACAAGTGATATCGAACCCACAAATCATGTACTTGATTTACAAAATGTTTTACGTGAAGATAAAGCACAAGAGGGTATTCCTCAAGAGCTTGCATTAAAAAATGCGAAAGAAACGGAAGATGGGCAGTTTAAAGTACCATCTATCATGAATGAGGAGGACGCTTAA